In Cryptosporangium aurantiacum, the DNA window CGACACCGACGGCGACGGCTACACCGACACCGCCGTGGCCGACACCAACGGCGACGGCGTCGCCGACACCGCAGCCACCACCCGCGTCTGACCCAGGGGCGACCGAGGTCGCCACTGAGCACCCTCGGCCACCACCCGCGTCTGACCCAGGGGCGACCGAGGTCGCCACTGAGCACCCTCGGCCACCACCCGCGTCTGACCCAGGGGCGACCGAGGTCGCCACTGAGCACCCTCGGCCACCACCCGCGTCTGACCCAGGGGCGACCGAGGTCGCCACTGAGCACCCTCGGCCACCACCCGCGTCTGACCCAGGGGCGACCGAGGTCGCCACTGAGCACCCTCGGCCACCACCCGCGTCTGACCCAGGGGCGACCGAGGTCGCCACTGAGCACCCTCGGCCACCACCCGCGTCTGACCCCACAACCCACACACCCCCGCGAGCCGCCCTTCCCTCGGAGGGCGGCTCGCGGCGTTTAGGCAGATTGCATTGAGAAGGGCCAGAGGCCTTCCAAATGCAATCCGCTTCGGCGCCCGGCGCCCGCACCGGAAGCGCAACCACGTTTTCGCTGACGAGAGGCGGCCGGCCGCACGATGTGAGGGGCGTAACCGGGGGCACGGATGCCGACCGGGCAACGCCAGAGACGGCCGCTAGTGCCGCCTCTCACCACACGGGGACTGACATGGATGTCGAGCTTCCGGCCCGCTGGGCCGACGAGCCCACACGGCTCGCCGCAGTGCGGACGACGCGTGAGCTGAGCACCTCGGTCGAGCCGGTGTTGGCCAACATCGTCCGGATCGCCGCCGAGGCGGTGCGCGCGCCGATGGCGATGCTCACGCTCGTCGAAGCCGAGCGGGTACGCACGATCGTCCGGCACAACATCGGCGTCCTCCAGCTCCCCCGCGCGGCGTCGCCGTGTGCTCGGGTGGTCGGCGACCGGGCACCCCTGCAGATCCCCGACCTCCTCGCCGACCCCCGATACGCGGTCGGCCCACTCACCGCTGCGGACTCCGGCGCCCGGTCCTACACCGGCGTCCCCCTGCACGACACCGCGGGCAACGTCGTCGGGGCCCTCTCCGTCCTCGACCACAAGCCCGGCGTCCTCGGACCCGAGCGCGCCCAGTTGCTCGGCCTGCTGGCCGACCAGGCCACGGCGATCCTCGCGCTCGGCGCGAACGCCCGGCGTTCGGCCGCCGAGGCGGCCGCGTTCGGCCGGTTCGGCAGCGACTTCATCTCGCTGATCACACACGAGGTCCGGACGCCGGTCGCGGTGATCACCGGCAACCTCGAGCTGCTCGACGAGTCGGACGACGACGTTCCTCCGCAGCACCGCGAGCGGATGGTCACGGCGATCCGCCGCAACGCCGACCGGCTGGTCCGGCTGATCGACCACCTGCTGGTCACCGCGCGGGCCGGCGACACCCTCGCCGCGACCGTCCACCGGTCGCCGGTCGACCTGGCGAGCGTCGTCGGGGACGCCGTCCGGGCCTGCGACGCACGCGCCCGGCAGACCGGGGTCGCGCTCGACGTCCAGGTCGAACCACCGCACGGGGTGGCGGGCGACGGCACGATGCTGCGGACCGCGATCGACAACCTGCTCTCGAACGCGCTGCTGTTCACACCGCCGGGCGGGCGGATCACGGTCCGCGTCGGCCCTGGCACGACCGCTGACGGGCAGGCCGCGGTCGTGACGGTCACCGACACCGGCGTCGGGATCCCGGAAGACGAACTGCCGCGGGTGTTCGAGCGGTTCTTCCGCGGTGCGCACGCGCAACAGGTGGAGGCCCCCGGCGCCGGGCTGGGTCTGGCGGTCACCGAGGCGATCGCGGTCGCGCACGACGGGGTGGTCCAGCTGGACAGCACGCCCGGCCTGGGCACCACGGTCCGGCTGGTGCTGCCGCTGGAACCCGAGGAGCCGCGGCGAGCCGAGGAGATGCCCCGGCCCGTCCAGGTCGCCGAGTCGACCGGCCGGTTCCTCGCGTGGAGCCTTCCCGGGTCGTCGTGACGAGCTCCCCGGCTCCGGTCGTCCCGCACACCGGAGCCGGGTGAATAAACCCGGCGCGCGCGGCCCCCGCCCCCTCTGGGGAGGGACGGGAGGCCGCGCGCGCCCGGCCGTGTTCACGCAACGAGAACACTGCGTTTCCCAAGCAGTGGTACTCAAGCGCTCACCTACAACCCGTAACGTGACCCAACGCCCTGTCATCACCGCTGGTAAACACCACACAACGCCCGATGGCACACCGCTGGGATCCGTCCCGATTACAGAGATCCGGTGGTGAGTCGCCGTCGAATTAGGCACGCTGAGTGCGGGGTTCGCGAGCCCCATCGCTAACCACCAGCACGAACGACGGGGCGCCTGCCGTCGCAGGAGGGGGAGCCGTGACGGTTTTCGACACAAGTAGATCGTCAGCCTCCCCCATGACCAACCCGGTTCCGTTGCGCCCCAGGGAACAGGTTCAGCGTCGGGTCACCGGCACCCCCCGCTGGGCACCGGCAGCGGCAGGCATCGTGGTCGGCGTCTCCCGCGGCGACGATCCGACCGGCGTCCTCACCTGGGCCGCCCGGGAGGCTCGCGCACTCCACGCTCCGCTGGTCGTCTGCCACGCGGGCAACGACGAGCGCGCCGACGCCGTCCTGGCCGAGGCCGGCGCACTCGCCCGCCGCGCGGTTCCCGCCGGGCACGTCCGGACGGTCCGTGGTGACGGTCGCCCGCTGGCGGTACTGGCCGCCGCCGCCGACCAGGCGGGCATCGTCGTCGTCGGCACCGCGGCCGGTGCCGGTTCCGGCACCCAGCTCGTCGGCACGATCGCGGTCCGGCTCGCCACCGAGGGCCGCTCGGCCGCGGTCGTCGCCCGGCCGCCGGCCAGCCTCCAGCCCGCCCAGCCGCAGCAGGGGCCGTTCCCCGGCCACGTAGTGGTCGGCGTCGACGGTTCACCCGCCTCCCGGGCCGCGCTCGAGTACGCGTTCGCGCACGCCGCCGGTCACCGCCGCCCGCTGGTCGCGGTTTACGTGACGACCGGCTCGGCGGCCGACTACTGGCACGACGACAGC includes these proteins:
- a CDS encoding GAF domain-containing sensor histidine kinase → MDVELPARWADEPTRLAAVRTTRELSTSVEPVLANIVRIAAEAVRAPMAMLTLVEAERVRTIVRHNIGVLQLPRAASPCARVVGDRAPLQIPDLLADPRYAVGPLTAADSGARSYTGVPLHDTAGNVVGALSVLDHKPGVLGPERAQLLGLLADQATAILALGANARRSAAEAAAFGRFGSDFISLITHEVRTPVAVITGNLELLDESDDDVPPQHRERMVTAIRRNADRLVRLIDHLLVTARAGDTLAATVHRSPVDLASVVGDAVRACDARARQTGVALDVQVEPPHGVAGDGTMLRTAIDNLLSNALLFTPPGGRITVRVGPGTTADGQAAVVTVTDTGVGIPEDELPRVFERFFRGAHAQQVEAPGAGLGLAVTEAIAVAHDGVVQLDSTPGLGTTVRLVLPLEPEEPRRAEEMPRPVQVAESTGRFLAWSLPGSS
- a CDS encoding universal stress protein, with translation MTNPVPLRPREQVQRRVTGTPRWAPAAAGIVVGVSRGDDPTGVLTWAAREARALHAPLVVCHAGNDERADAVLAEAGALARRAVPAGHVRTVRGDGRPLAVLAAAADQAGIVVVGTAAGAGSGTQLVGTIAVRLATEGRSAAVVARPPASLQPAQPQQGPFPGHVVVGVDGSPASRAALEYAFAHAAGHRRPLVAVYVTTGSAADYWHDDSLLDTVVTDDPGASALVDDEVGPFADRYRVRAASAVHRGRPLAVLSRLSRGADLLVVGVNGRPAGARARLGSTARGVLLDPPTTVAAVRA